The genomic stretch ATTGGTAAGCTGGTGTCAATATTTGAAACAGAGACCCATGAGAAGAAGGTAAGGGTCCTGTGGTTTTTCCGTCCTGCTGAGATATGCAACTTCCTTGGTGATTACAAACCACACTGGAATGAGCTATTTTTAGGTTCGGGTGAGGGTAAAGGCCTCTCCAATATCAATCCTCTGGTAATTTAgatttaattagagatattttcCTAATCATGTTGATTTTTACATCTCACATTTAAGCAGAGTACTATTGGATGGTTAGGCAAGAGGAGTAGAGCAATGATCTTTTCTGTTTGCTTTGATATTCCAGTTTGTTGTGAGTCTTGATTCGTTCAGTTATAATTATGCGTCTTGATTCTTGTTTGAATTTAACCTGTGTTTTTGCTTGAGGATGTTAACCTGGAATAGATGAACCATCTCGCTCATTACATGTATCCGTTTCTTTATTACTAGAATTTGTGTTTCGTAAGTTAAAATAATGGACTAATAGGAAAGAGGAGTAATCAGTTAGCATGAAAATCTTTGGGTTAGCCGACCCCACTtggtgggataaggctttgttgttgttgttgttgcataATCATTACATAACATGGCATTCATGCATTGCTAGTAATGGAAGTGATCAGGTAAAGTGTGTTATAGGGTATGATAGTGGGCAGCAAGTTTAGATGATCCTTTCATGCATAATGACTACATTGGACAGTGCAAATGAGACATTATGAGTTTGTGGTAGGCAAGTTAGGGATAGGAagaaatatgtttttattttttattttttatttttatggttaACTAGTGAAATATAATAGTTGCTAACCTTAACTGCATGTATTTCTTTTATGTAACTGTGGCCTAAATATTATAATCTTTCCTCTCAGCTTCTTTCCCCTCTCAGATCAGAATATTGGCTTTGTTTTCTCAATTAAAAGCTATATGGAAACTATTTGAAGGTTCTTTAGTTTCTGCATGTATACAGAATAGTTAACAAGGGTGTCCTCATgttatattaaaatatatttgcatGACACCcttttaaatacaaatttcaGGAAGCAATTGCTGGAAAATGCAATGTTGTCTGCACATCAAAGGACGACAGGAATCGTCAGCCCTCTAAAGAAGAGTTGAGAACGGCTAATTACTTCTTCTGTCGTACATTTGATGTTGGAAAGTGTGAAATATTGGAGAATTTTCCTGATGAAATAAGGGGACTTACAGGTCAGTCAAATATAGGATGTTAGATTGTAATCAGACATGTTTATCCTGTTATTTCATTGCGTATTGTTTCTATCTTTTGTTGGGATGTAGCGGTTTTGTCCTATTGTTATGGGATTAGCGAACCACCATCAAGAGTTTCCATACTGTAGGTTTGATTTAGAACACTTCTTTACAAGCTAATTTGTTTATGGAAGATAGTGAAATATGTTTATATTCAGAATGCTACTGTCACTTTCAAAGCCTGTTACCAATTTAGGTAGCAGTTGAAAGAGATGACTCCATACTTGTAGGTGTGCTATACATTTGCATCTTTAATGTAGACTTAAC from Pyrus communis chromosome 7, drPyrComm1.1, whole genome shotgun sequence encodes the following:
- the LOC137738943 gene encoding protein ANTI-SILENCING 1-like, translating into MEQNLQFKWGEKAGDRNNRGSQFYLSFTMEGVEYFLYDSVYLYHAGSLETYIGKLVSIFETETHEKKVRVLWFFRPAEICNFLGDYKPHWNELFLGSGEGKGLSNINPLEAIAGKCNVVCTSKDDRNRQPSKEELRTANYFFCRTFDVGKCEILENFPDEIRGLTGQSNIGC